A single Uloborus diversus isolate 005 chromosome 7, Udiv.v.3.1, whole genome shotgun sequence DNA region contains:
- the LOC129225696 gene encoding techylectin-5A-like isoform X2: MQQKQCQNSCNSDTAMDCADILHAGHTKSGVMTIWPKSRVIEGSPLNVYCDMKTDGGGWTVIQRRGNFSRPKDFFTKGWSEYKKGFGNVEKDFWLGNDNIFALSNQKMYSVRFDLKDVEGNTRYAMYDLFWIDDEDHQYTLHIKDYSGDAGDSMIAQHDGQKFSTKDKDNDNMPEEFCSERYKGGWWYNKCHHSNLNGLYLGGKHESFADGVNWLTWKGYKESLAETEIKIRPRRFVKVSQTRFVETPMH, translated from the exons ATGCAGCAAAAACAAT GTCAGAACTCATGTAACTCCGATACTGCGATGGACTGTGCAGATATTTTGCATGCAGGACACACTAAAAGTGGCGTAATGACCATCTGGCCAAAAAGCAGAGTCATCGAAGGTTCCCCTTTGAATGTTTACTGCGACATGAAAACAGACGGTGGAGGCTGGACT GTAATACAGAGGAGAGGAAATTTTTCTagaccaaaagatttttttactaaAGGCTGGTCAGAGTACAAAAAAGGCTTCGGAAATGTTGAGAAAGACTTTTGGTTAG GTAATGACAACATATTTGCTTTGAGCAACCAGAAGATGTACTCTGTGCGATTTGACCTGAAAGATGTTGAAGGCAACACACGATACGCCATGTATGACCTGTTCTGGATTGATGACGAAGATCACCAGTACACTCTGCACATTAAGGACTATAGTGGTGATGCTG gtgaTTCTATGATTGCACAACATGATGGCCAAAAGTTTTCCACAAAGGATAAAGACAATGACAATATGCCAGAAGAGTTCTGCTCTGAACGGTATAAGGGAGGGTGGTGGTACAACAAATGCCACCATTCGAATCTCAACGGTTTGTACTTGGGAGGAAAGCATGAAAGTTTTGCTGATGGCGTAAACTGGCTCACATGGAAAGGATACAAAGAATCTCTGGCCGaaacagaaattaaaataagaCCCAGACGTTTTGTGAAGGTGTCTCAGACGAGGTTTGTTGAAACACCAATGCATTAA
- the LOC129225696 gene encoding techylectin-like protein isoform X1 — MRFDTLLNAAKTMLVLCLTELVSFLLVEGTESLQKSSQSEKCLSPMNITHEIITKVKMEIPKCQNSCNSDTAMDCADILHAGHTKSGVMTIWPKSRVIEGSPLNVYCDMKTDGGGWTVIQRRGNFSRPKDFFTKGWSEYKKGFGNVEKDFWLGNDNIFALSNQKMYSVRFDLKDVEGNTRYAMYDLFWIDDEDHQYTLHIKDYSGDAGDSMIAQHDGQKFSTKDKDNDNMPEEFCSERYKGGWWYNKCHHSNLNGLYLGGKHESFADGVNWLTWKGYKESLAETEIKIRPRRFVKVSQTRFVETPMH, encoded by the exons atgagaTTTGACACCTTACTGAATGCAGCAAAAACAAT GCTGGTTTTATGTCTTACTGAACTCGTAAGTTTTCTTCTGGTTGAAGGAACTGAATCACTTCAAAAATCCAGTCAAAGTGAAAAATGTCTTTCCCCAATGAATATAACCCATGAAATAATAACGAAAGTGAAAATGGAAATACCAAAAT GTCAGAACTCATGTAACTCCGATACTGCGATGGACTGTGCAGATATTTTGCATGCAGGACACACTAAAAGTGGCGTAATGACCATCTGGCCAAAAAGCAGAGTCATCGAAGGTTCCCCTTTGAATGTTTACTGCGACATGAAAACAGACGGTGGAGGCTGGACT GTAATACAGAGGAGAGGAAATTTTTCTagaccaaaagatttttttactaaAGGCTGGTCAGAGTACAAAAAAGGCTTCGGAAATGTTGAGAAAGACTTTTGGTTAG GTAATGACAACATATTTGCTTTGAGCAACCAGAAGATGTACTCTGTGCGATTTGACCTGAAAGATGTTGAAGGCAACACACGATACGCCATGTATGACCTGTTCTGGATTGATGACGAAGATCACCAGTACACTCTGCACATTAAGGACTATAGTGGTGATGCTG gtgaTTCTATGATTGCACAACATGATGGCCAAAAGTTTTCCACAAAGGATAAAGACAATGACAATATGCCAGAAGAGTTCTGCTCTGAACGGTATAAGGGAGGGTGGTGGTACAACAAATGCCACCATTCGAATCTCAACGGTTTGTACTTGGGAGGAAAGCATGAAAGTTTTGCTGATGGCGTAAACTGGCTCACATGGAAAGGATACAAAGAATCTCTGGCCGaaacagaaattaaaataagaCCCAGACGTTTTGTGAAGGTGTCTCAGACGAGGTTTGTTGAAACACCAATGCATTAA